Proteins from a single region of Pyrus communis chromosome 6, drPyrComm1.1, whole genome shotgun sequence:
- the LOC137738206 gene encoding uncharacterized protein, with translation MEAESSPRMRLDHSKKEGSEEPHLRRFELDLSGNDHRFHSMSALEILRETVRILRYNSWGFLAIAMLLICPISAVLLSNLLVNQSLVKRLTIRMLLIAKSSGLPLRDFISHSCQKFAEMAISCTMCFPLYITLSLLSKAAVVYSVYCSYSLKKFDASQFYFVMCKIWRRVVSTYIWMCMVVAGSVVLFLVLLLAVCNACSIVGLSPNYIVYAAMVVGLPFSVVFANAIIICNIAIVISVLEDVSGPEALVQSGVLIKGQTQVGLLIFLGSSIGMAFVEGLFEHRVKTLSYGDGSSRIWEGPLLVIMYSFVVLIDSMNSAVFYFSCRSLKMETSLDGESHSLLETITFSTESVGIQ, from the coding sequence ATGGAAGCTGAAAGTTCACCAAGAATGAGATTGGATCACTCGAAAAAAGAGGGATCCGAAGAACCCCATTTGCGTAGATTTGAGTTAGATCTCTCTGGTAACGATCATAGATTTCATTCGATGAGTGCTCTGGAGATTTTGAGGGAAACTGTTAGAATTCTCCGGTACAATTCGTGGGGGTTTTTGGCGATTGCCATGTtgctaatctgcccaatttccGCTGTGCTTTTGTCGAATTTGCTAGTTAATCAGTCACTTGTAAAGAGACTAACCATTAGGATGCTGTTAATTGCAAAGTCCAGTGGGCTCCCTTTGAGGGATTTTATCAGTCACTCTTGCCAGAAGTTTGCTGAGATGGCTATCTCGTGTACAATGTGCTTTCCCTTGTACATCACATTGTCATTGTTGTCGAAGGCTGCGGTGGTTTACTCCGTGTATTGTAGTTACTCCCTGAAGAAGTTTGATGCATCCCAGTTTTACTTTGTTATGTGCAAGATATGGAGGCGGGTTGTTTCAACTTATATATGGATGTGTATGGTGGTTGCTGGTAGCGTCGTCTTGTTTTTGGTCCTTCTTCTTGCTGTGTGCAATGCATGTTCGATAGTGGGGTTGTCGCCGAATTATATTGTGTATGCTGCAATGGTGGTTGGGCTCCCCTTCTCGGTCGTTTTTGCCAATGCCATTATTATTTGCAACATTGCTATTGTGATCTCTGTGTTGGAGGATGTCTCTGGACCAGAGGCATTGGTTCAGTCTGGGGTTTTGATCAAGGGACAAACTCAGGTGGGGCTTCTGATATTTCTTGGATCGAGTATTGGAATGGCGTTTGTTGAGGGATTGTTTGAGCATAGGGTGAAGACTTTGAGCTACGGAGACGGGTCTTCACGCATTTGGGAAGGGCCTCTTTTGGTGATCATGTATTCGTTTGTGGTGCTTATCGACTCCATGAACAGTGCAGTTTTCTACTTCAGTTGCAGATCTTTGAAGATGGAAACATCTTTGGATGGTGAATCTCATTCGCTTTTGGAAACAATAACCTTTTCTACTGAATCAGTTGGCATTCAATGA
- the LOC137736318 gene encoding uncharacterized protein → MATPSPPPTVCTVLNESKRIVKAHSCHFLALSVLFLLPLAFSSTVYPTIQNLLADRVPDNSKIFLEISTFDPHQHQPIIPAKTLLIALAFSLFAVVFSLCALGSITYSVFHGFYGRPVKLVSAVKSVVSSFFPLLGTAFISQVLVLLVFVLFGLYVFLVVRGAELMGFELEYSSPYFIGFLAVVVTALFLVLLHLQVNWTLAGVVVVVESKWGFGSLTRSANLIKGMRWVALWLLIFFGFFVGVLGFCSWVSALDLKGDTDGWKSWAFVVQIVVTATSLVLLMLYNAAANTVLYMYCKAVNGELAMEIAEEFAREYVSLPFDNGKVPHLVSVAYA, encoded by the coding sequence ATGGCAACCCCATCTCCGCCTCCAACCGTTTGCACAGTCCTCAACGAATCCAAGCGCATAGTCAAAGCCCACTCCTGCCACTTCCTAGCCCTCTCagtcctcttcctcctccctcTCGCCTTCTCCTCCACCGTTTACCCCACAATCCAGAACCTCCTCGCCGATCGAGTCCCAGACAACTCCAAGATATTCCTCGAAATCTCAACTTTCGACCCCCATCAGCACCAACCCATCATCCCCGCCAAAACCCTTCTCATCGCCCTTGCTTTCTCCCTCTTCGCCGTCGTCTTCTCTCTCTGCGCCCTCGGGTCGATCACTTACAGTGTGTTTCACGGATTCTATGGCCGGCCGGTCAAGCTCGTCTCCGCCGTCAAATCCGTTGTCTCCTCCTTCTTCCCTCTATTGGGCACTGCTTTCATTTCCCAGGTCCTCGTTTTAttggtttttgttcttttcgGGCTGTACGTGTTCTTGGTGGTTCGAGGAGCTGAGCTCATGGGGTTTGAATTGGAGTACTCTTCGCCTTATTTCATTGGGTTTTTAGCGGTTGTTGTGACTGCTCTGTTTCTGGTTTTGCTGCATCTTCAAGTGAATTGGACACTGGCTGGTGTTGTTGTTGTGGTGGAATCAAAATGGGGATTCGGGTCCTTGACCCGAAGTGCGAATTTGATCAAGGGAATGAGATGGGTGGCATTGTGGTTGCTGATATTTTTCGGGTTTTTCGTGGGGGTTTTGGGGTTCTGCAGTTGGGTTTCGGCATTGGATTTGAAGGGAGATACTGATGGGTGGAAGAGCTGGGCGTTTGTGGTGCAAATTGTGGTGACTGCGACTTCTCTCGTGCTGCTGATGCTCTACAATGCCGCCGCAAATACGGTGTTGTATATGTATTGCAAGGCCGTGAATGGTGAGCTTGCCATGGAAATTGCTGAGGAGTTTGCTAGGGAGTATGTGAGCTTGCCCTTCGACAACGGAAAAGTCCCTCATCTTGTTTCGGTTGCATATGCTTGA
- the LOC137737548 gene encoding CSC1-like protein At1g69450, with amino-acid sequence MLVSALVTSLAINSGLCVLFFTLYSILRKQPSNYEVYMPRLLAEGGSYSSTRFNLERLIPSPYWLKRAWQLTEDDLLSSSGLDAVVFMRLINFSLRVFLFAGVIGVFVLLPVNCSGNQLEYVDFADLSNNSLDVFTISNVNNGSSKLWIHFAAVYLVTIFVCCLLYYEYRYISQRRLDYFQSSKPQPHQFTILVRSIPVPYGSSVSERVDSFFREYHPSTYLSHIVVRRTNKLKKLLKDAEELYTRLVHLQSDPNRQKYKRSCCFGLLGRKVNLVDHYEKKLEDVEDNVRSEQSEASLGVEEVRAAFVSFKSRYGAAVTHRLKQSNNPTNWVTEEAPEPHDVYWPFFSSSFIRRWISKLVVIILCVVLTILFLIPVLIVQGLTNLNQLEVWLPFLESVLTITFVSQVVTGYLPSLILLLFLKMVPPVMEFFSSIQGYVSLSDIQKSACTKVLWFTIWNIFFVTVFSGSVFSAVSVFLDPKNIPSKLGVSVPAQSSFFIAYVVTAGWTSTSSELFRIIPLIWSLLKRPFTDSKDDEFEVPAITYHSHMPRVLFFVLLGITYFFLAPLILPFLLVYLCLGFIIYRNQFMNVYAPRYETAGKFWPIVHTSMIFSLVLMHAIAVGIFTIKKVDLASTLTFPLPVFTLLFNEYCRKRFLPNFVAYPAESLIRKDRQDENDPSMPEFFDKLVTVYQDPDLMPINYSGSSDRLSSPLLSSAHRA; translated from the exons ATGCTGGTTTCCGCCCTGGTGACGTCACTCGCAATCAACTCCGGCCTCTGCGTCCTCTTCTTCACGCTCTACTCGATCCTCCGGAAGCAGCCGAGCAACTATGAGGTCTACATGCCGCGGCTGCTCGCCGAGGGGGGGTCCTACTCTTCGACTCGTTTCAACCTCGAGCGGCTGATTCCGTCGCCGTACTGGCTCAAGCGGGCCTGGCAGCTCACGGAGGACGACTTGCTGTCGTCCTCCGGCCTCGACGCTGTCGTTTTCATGCGGCTCATTAATTTTAGTCTCAGAGTGTTTCTGTTCGCTGGAGTTATCGGGGTCTTCGTCCTGCTTCCGGTCAACTGCTCCGGGAACCAGCTCGAGTATGTTGACTTCGCCGATCTGTCGAATAACTCTCTCGACGTGTTTACGATTTCGAATGTGAACAATGGCTCGAGCAA GTTATGGATTCATTTTGCTGCTGTGTACCTTGTCACCATCTTTGTCTGCTGTCTACTTTATTAT GAATATAGATATATTTCCCAAAGACGGCTTGATTATTTTCAGTCATCCAAACCTCAACCACATCAGTTCACGATCTTAGTTCGCAGCATACCTGTTCCTTATGGGAGCAGCGTCAGCGAAAGAGTTGACAGCTTCTTTAGAGAGTATCACCCTTCAACATATCTGTCGCATATTGTTGTTCGTCGaacaaacaaacttaaaaaactCCTT AAAGATGCGGAAGAACTCTATACCAGGCTCGTTCACTTGCAGTCAGATCCCAACCGGCAAAAGTATAAACGATCTTGTTGTTTTGGATTGCTTGGACGCAAGGTTAATCTTGTGGATCACTATGAAAAGAAGCTTGAAGACGTAGAGGACAATGTGAGATCGGAGCAATCAGAGGCTTCATTAGGAGTAGAA GAAGTTCGAGCTGCTTTTGTTTCCTTCAAGTCTCGGTATGGTGCTGCAGTTACTCACCGCTTgaaacaatcaaacaatcctaCCAACTGGGTCACAGAGGAAGCTCCTGAACCTCATGATGTTTATTGGCCGTTCTTCTCGTCATCTTTCATCCGAAGATGGATATCTAAGCTTGTGGTTATAATTTTATGCGTAGTCCTAACAATCTTGTTTCTTATTCCTGTTCTAATTGTCCAAGGTCTTACTAACCTAAACCAGCTGGAAGTTTGGCTTCCCTTTCTCGAAAGCGTTCTAACCAT AACATTTGTTAGTCAGGTCGTTACAGGATACCTTCCCAGTCTTATTCTTctattatttctgaaaatggtGCCCCCCGTCATGGAGTTCTTTTCATCCATTCAAGGATATGTTTCTCTCAGTGATATACAAAAGAGTGCGTGTACAAAAGTACTTTGGTTCACAATATggaacattttttttgttactgtATTTTCCGGATCAGTTTTCTCTGCGGTTTCTGTCTTTCTTGACCCCAAGAATATTCCTTCAAAGTTAGGCGTTTCTGTTCCAGCACAG TCGTCTTTTTTCATTGCGTATGTAGTCACGGCAGGATGGACGAGTACTTCATCAGAACTCTTTCGCATAATTCCTCTGATATGGAGTCTATTAAAAAGACCTTTTACTGACAGTAAAGATGATGAATTTGAAGTTCCAGCAATTACTTACCATAGTCACATGCCTAGAGTTCTTTTCTTTGTACTTCTCGGTATCACTTACTTCTTCCTTGCTCCACTAATTCTTCCCTTCCTTTTGGTGTACCTCTGTCTCGGATTCATCATCTATCGCAACCAG TTCATGAACGTATATGCTCCAAGGTACGAAACTGCTGGGAAGTTTTGGCCGATCGTGCATACTTCAATGATATTCTCTCTGGTACTTATGCACGCTATTGCAGTTGGAATCTTTACAATCAAGAAGGTCGATCTAGCATCTACATTAACCTTTCCTCTTCCTGTATTCACACTTCTCTTCAACGAGTACTGCCGGAAGCGCTTCCTTCCAAATTTCGTTGCTTACCCTGCCGAG AGTTTGATACGAAAGGACAGGCAAGATGAGAACGATCCTTCAATGCCTGAATTTTTCGATAAATTGGTCACAGTCTATCAGGACCCCGATTTGATGCCTATCAACTATTCTGGGAGCAGTGACAGGCTCAGCAGTCCCCTTTTATCTTCTGCTCATCGAGCATAG
- the LOC137736852 gene encoding 26S proteasome non-ATPase regulatory subunit 11 homolog: MSSSYLPATTDSIAQAAEAKTPSESISILYRILENPSASSEAIRIKEQAITNISDLLRQENRAEDLRNLLTQLRPFFNLIPKAKTAKIVRIIIDAVAKIPNTSELQISLCKEMVQWTRAEKRTFLRQRVEARLASLLMESKEYSEALTLLSDLIKEVRRLDDKLLLVDIDLLESKLHFSLRNLPKAKASLTAARTAANSIYVPPAQQGTIDLQSGILHAEEKDYKTAYSYFFEAFEAFNALEDPRAVFSLKYMLLCKIMVSQADDVAGIISSKAGLQYVGPELDAMKAVADAHSKRSLKLFETALRDFKAQLEEDPIVHRHLSSLYDTLLEQNLCRLIEPFSRVEIAHIAELIELPIDHVEKKLSQMILDKKFAGTLDQGAGSLIIFDDPKTDAIYPATLETISNIGKVVDSLYVRSAKIMA; this comes from the coding sequence ATGTCTTCGTCATATCTCCCAGCAACTACTGATTCGATTGCTCAGGCTGCAGAGGCCAAAACTCCATCTGAATCCATCTCTATTCTTTATCGCATTCTTGAAAACCCATCAGCATCTTCTGAAGCTATACGGATAAAGGAGCAGGCTATCACAAATATTTCGGATCTTCTTAGACAAGAAAATAGGGCGGAGGATCTCCGTAACCTTCTCACCCAGTTGAGGCCTTTCTTTAACTTGATTCCCAAGGCGAAAACTGCAAAAATTGTCCGCATTATTATTGATGCAGTAGCTAAGATACCAAACACGTCTGAACTTCAGATTTCCCTTTGCAAAGAAATGGTGCAGTGGACCCGTGCTGAGAAGCGAACTTTCCTTCGACAGCGAGTGGAGGCCAGGCTTGCATCTCTTTTGATGGAAAGCAAGGAATACTCGGAAGCACTAACTCTCCTATCAGACTTGATCAAGGAAGTGAGAAGGCTAGATGACAAGCTTCTCCTTGTGGACATAGATTTGTTGGAGAGTAAACTTCACTTTTCTTTGAGAAATCTCCCTAAAGCCAAGGCTTCGCTCACAGCGGCAAGAACAGCAGCCAATTCCATATATGTGCCTCCAGCTCAGCAGGGAACTATCGATTTGCAGAGTGGGATCCTTCACGCAGAAGAGAAGGACTACAAGACTGCTTACAGTTATTTCTTTGAAGCATTTGAAGCCTTCAATGCTCTTGAAGATCCTCGTGCTGTATTCAGCCTCAAGTACATGTTGCTGTGCAAAATCATGGTGAGCCAGGCTGATGATGTGGCAGGTATAATTTCATCAAAAGCAGGCCTGCAGTACGTGGGACCTGAGCTGGATGCTATGAAAGCGGTTGCTGATGCTCACTCGAAGCGTTCTTTGAAGCTTTTTGAGACTGCTCTTCGTGATTTCAAGGCCCAATTAGAGGAAGACCCTATTGTCCACAGGCACCTCTCCTCCCTGTATGACACACTGTTGGAACAGAATCTCTGCAGGTTGATCGAGCCTTTCTCAAGGGTGGAGATTGCTCACATTGCAGAACTGATTGAACTGCCAATCGATCATGTGGAAAAGAAACTGTCTCAAATGATCCTGGACAAGAAGTTTGCAGGGACTTTAGATCAAGGTGCTGGAAGCCTCATCATTTTCGATGATCCCAAAACAGATGCAATCTACCCAGCAACGTTGGAGACCATATCTAATATCGGCAAGGTCGTGGACAGCCTCTACGTGAGGTCTGCGAAGATAATGGCATGA
- the LOC137738005 gene encoding uncharacterized protein produces MDISRQNKIQKFEEFVDQRLKPDLVRAIAQRDKVFEQQKVFSDLRKNIENLEKNSVTSLRTLVNLGSEVYMQADVPDTRRIFVDIGLGFHVEFTWSEALNYISQREEKLARQVEECTNLIASIKAQIKLVCEGIRELLQLPAEAKTASERIF; encoded by the exons ATGGACATCTCCCGCCAAAACAAAATTCAGAAATTCGAGGAGTTCGTCGACCAACGCCTCAAACCAGACCTCGTCCGCGCCATTGCTCAACG GGACAAGGTGTTCGAGCAACAAAAAGTTTT CTCAGATTTGCGGAAGAAcatagagaatttggagaaaaataGTGTGACCAGTCTTAGGACTTTGGTTAATCTTGGCTCTGAAGTTTATATGCAAGCTGACGT GCCAGATACACGACGCATATTTGTAGATATTGGACTAGGATTTCATGTGGAATTCACCTGGTCTGAAGCTTTAAATTACATATCtcaaagagaagaaaagttAGCCAG GCAAGTTGAAGAGTGTACTAACCTTATCGCATCAATTAAAGCCCAGATAAAGCTG GTCTGCGAAGGGATTCGAGAATTGCTCCAGCTTCCAGCAGAAGCAAAAACTGCCTCAGAGCGCATTTTTTGA
- the LOC137737547 gene encoding protein argonaute 7-like: MEDTENSNGDQKYHPNTRSLRGGSRANPQKHHHHHHHHHHQLIRHTNQFGFCNQNLYNQRYSSSYPALLPLPPLLPLQLALTPPLPPNHHFRSKTHLQKHSCRLNTPPFAASSETQLPQLTISPKASEGYQKQTSSPFKGEDGRKLLTAARTGKAIVTARRPDSGGVEGTVISLLANHFLVQFDLSQRIFHYNVDISPNPSKEVARMIKQKLIEDNSAVLSGAIPAYDGRKNLYSAVEFQDDRLEFYMSLPIPTSKPTLPYGAFSDLQEKHQEHKLFRINIRLVSKIDAKELSSYLSKEGNEWKPIPQDYLHALDVVLREAPLEKCVPVGRSLYSSSMGGSKEIGGGAVGLRGFFQSLRPTQQGLALNVDFSVTAFHESVGVIPYLQKRLEFLQDLPQRKTRGLTDKERKEVEKALKNIRVFVCHRETVQRYRVCGLTEEATENLWFADRDGKNLRLLTYFKDHYNYDIQFRNLPCLQISRSKPCYLPMELCMICEGQKFLGKLSDDQTARILKMGCQRPKERKAIIDGVMRGPVGPTSGIQEKEFKLHVSRDMTRLKGRVLQPPKLKLGDGGHVRDLVPSRLDRQWNLINSHVFEGTRIERWALIGFGGTPDQKNSIPKFIRQLSQRCEQLGIFLNKNTVVSPQFEPSQVLNNVSLLESKLKRIQRGASNNLQLLICVMERKHKGYADLKRIADTSVGVLSQCCLYSNLGKMGSQFLANLALKINAKVGGCTVSLYNSLPTQIPRLLQAGEPVIFMGADVTHPHPLDDFSPSVAAVVSSMNWPAANKYVSRMRSQTHRQEIIQDLDAMVEELLNEFRQEVGKLPKRIIFFRDGVSETQFYKVLQEELQAIKGACSNFPGYAPPITFAVVQKRHHTRLFPFKTDLSSKQNQLLDENIPPGTVVDTVITHPKEFDFYLCSHWGVKGTSRPTHYHILWDENQFTSDELQKLVNILCYTYARCTKPVSLVPPAYYAHLAAYRGRLYLERSESTTYTRSGSTLTRAGPPKEMALPKLSENVKKLMFYC; the protein is encoded by the exons atggaagacaCAGAAAACTCCAATGGCGACCAGAAATACCACCCCAACACCAGAAGTCTGAGGGGCGGCAGCAGAGCCAATCCTCAgaagcaccaccaccaccaccaccaccaccaccaccaactaATCCGCCACACAAACCAGTTCGGTTTCTGCAACCAGAACCTCTATAATCAGAGATACTCCTCTTCCTACCCagctcttcttcctctccctccTCTCCTCCCTCTGCAACTCGCTCTAACTCCACCTCTGCCTCCAAACCACCACTTCCGATCAAAAACCCACCTCCAGAAACATTCCTGCAGGCTCAATACTCCTCCTTTCGCGGCCTCCTCCGAAACCCAGCTGCCCCAACTCACAATTTCACCAA AAGCTTCAGAGGGGTATCAGAAGCAAACCAGTTCACCCTttaaaggagaagatggaaggaaGTTGCTCACAGCTGCAAGAACAGGAAAAGCAATAGTGACTGCAAGGAGGCCAGATTCTGGTGGTGTGGAGGGCACTGTAATCTCCCTCTTGGCTAACCATTTTCTTGTCCAATTCGATTTATCGCAGCGAATTTTCCATTACAATGTCGACATTTCCCCTAACCCGTCGAAGGAAGTTGCTAGAATGATCAAACAGAAGCTGATCGAGGATAACTCGGCTGTGCTATCCGGTGCAATTCCAGCTTATGATGGCCGGAAGAATCTTTACAGCGCAGTTGAATTCCAAGACGATAGGCTTGAGTTCTATATGAGCCTTCCCATCCCCACAAGCAAGCCAACATTGCCATATGGAGCATTCAGTGACTTACAGGAGAAGCATCAAGAACATAAACTTTTTCGTATAAATATCAGACTCGTGTCGAAGATAGATGCGAAGGAATTGAGTAGTTACTTGAGCAAGGAGGGCAATGAATGGAAGCCGATTCCTCAGGATTATCTCCATGCCTTGGATGTCGTCTTGAGGGAGGCGCCATTGGAGAAGTGTGTACCTGTGGGAAGATCACTCTATTCGAGTTCAATGGGAGGAAGTAAAGAAATTGGAGGAGGAGCTGTAGGACTGAGAGGGTTCTTCCAGAGCCTTCGACCAACGCAACAAGGACTAGCTCTCAACGTTGATTTCTCCGTGACTGCATTCCACGAAAGCGTTGGAGTGATCCCATACTTGCAGAAGCGCCTCGAGTTTCTTCAAGACCTTCCTCAAAGGAAGACAAGGGGCTTAACTGATAAAGAAAGGAAAGAAGTGGAGAAGGCATTGAAGAACATCAGGGTCTTTGTTTGCCACAGAGAAACTGTCCAGAGATACCGCGTTTGTGGCTTGACCGAGGAAGCCACAGAAAATCTTTGGTTTGCAGACAGGGATGGCAAGAATTTGAGGCTGTTGACTTACTTCAAGGATCACTATAATTATGATATACAATTCAGGAATTTGCCTTGTTTGCAGATTAGTAGGAGTAAACCATGCTATCTTCCGATGGAGCTATGCATGATCTGTGAAGGCCAGAAGTTTCTCGGGAAACTGTCCGATGATCAAACTGCAAGGATACTTAAGATGGGCTGCCAACGCCCCAAAGAACGAAAAGCCATTATAGATGGAGTCATGAGAGGTCCTGTTGGGCCAACAAG TGGCATTCAGGAAAAAGAATTCAAGCTCCACGTTTCGAGAGACATGACTCGATTAAAAGGAAGAGTTCTTCAACCTCCAAAGCTAAAGCTTGGTGATGGTGGTCATGTAAGAGACCTAGTTCCCTCTCGTCTTGATCGGCAATGGAATCTTATAAACAGCCATGTGTTTGAAGGTACTCGAATCGAGAGGTGGGCGTTGATTGGTTTCGGTGGCACCCCTGATCAGAAGAATAGCATCCCAAAATTCATACGCCAGCTATCTCAAAGATGTGAACAATTGGGAATCTTCCTCAACAAGAACACGGTTGTTAGCCCCCAATTCGAACCATCCCAAGTGCTTAACAATGTGTCGCTGTTAGAATCCAAGCTCAAAAGAATCCAAAGAGGTGCATCGAACAACCTCCAGCTGCTTATATGTGTGATGGAAAGAAAGCACAAAGGCTACGCAGATCTCAAGCGAATTGCGGATACAAGCGTTGGGGTTTTAAGCCAATGCTGCTTGTACTCAAACCTCGGGAAGATGGGTTCACAGTTTTTGGCAAATCTTGCTCTCAAGATCAATGCAAAAGTTGGAGGATGCACGGTTTCTTTGTACAATTCATTACCAACACAAATCCCGCGGCTGCTTCAGGCTGGTGAACCAGTGATCTTTATGGGCGCGGATGTGACTCATCCGCACCCACTCGATGATTTTAGTCCTTCTGTTGCTGCTGTGGTTAGTAGCATGAACTGGCCGGCGGCAAATAAGTACGTGTCAAGAATGAGGTCTCAGACGCATCGACAAGAAATCATCCAGGATCTCGACGCAATGGTGGAAGAATTATTGAATGAGTTTCGCCAGGAAGTTGGCAAACTTCCCAAGAGAATCATTTTCTTCAGAGACGGGGTAAGCGAAACGCAATTCTACAAAGTGCTTCAAGAGGAGTTGCAAGCCATTAAAGGGGCATGTTCAAATTTTCCCGGTTATGCACCTCCCATAACATTTGCAGTGGTTCAAAAGAGGCATCACACAAGGCTGTTCCCTTTCAAAACTGATCTGTCTTCGAAGCAGAACCAATTACTCGACGAAAACATTCCCCCTGGAACCGTTGTGGATACCGTGATCACTCACCCGAAAGAATTCGACTTCTATCTTTGCAGCCATTGGGGTGTTAAGGGGACAAGCAGGCCAACTCATTACCACATATTGTGGGATGAAAACCAGTTCACTTCAGATGAACTTCAGAAGCTGGTCAACATTCTGTGCTACACGTACGCAAGGTGCACGAAGCCAGTTTCTCTGGTGCCCCCGGCTTACTACGCTCACTTGGCGGCATATCGAGGCAGGCTTTACCTTGAGAGGTCAGAATCCACAACTTACACCAGAAGTGGTTCGACACTCACCAGAGCTGGCCCTCCGAAGGAAATGGCTCTACCAAAACTTAGTGAGAATGTTAAGAAACTCATGTTTTACTGCTGA